GTCGACGACGCCAACGACGGCGATCACGACATCGATCTCGAGCGCAACGGCAGCGTCCTGACGCTGACGTTCGAGAACGGCTCGAAGATCATCGTCAACCTGCAGCCGCCGATGAAGGAAGTGTGGATCGCCGCGAAGGCGGGCGGTTTCCACTACCGTTTCATCGATGGCGAATGGCGCGATACGCGCACGGGCACCGAGTTTTTCTCGGCGCTCACCGAATACGCGACGCAGCAGGCCGGCCTGCCGATCACGTTCAGCGCGCCGTAACCGCTCCGGCCGAAGCCGGGGCTGCGCGTCGACGCGCAGCCAAAGAAAAAGCGCCCCGCGGGGGCGCTTTTTTCATGTCCGGGCCGGTGGTCAGTGCGCGAACAGGTTCATGATGTCCTGCTTTTCCTGCTCGTCGACGTGCGGCACGGTGGCGTCGACGTTCTGCGCGGCCGGCGCCTGCGGTACGCCGACCGTCGACACGAAGCCGTGGCCTGGCGCGAACTCGGTGAAGTACAGCTCGCCGCCGAGCGACTCGACGCCGTCCGGCACCGTCGGCTTGAACTCGGGCACGCCCTTCAGCGCGGCGCCCATGTAGTCGATCCAGACCGGCAGCGACAGGCCGCCCCCCGTTTCGCGATCGCCGAGGCTGCGCGGATTGTCGTAGCCGATCCACGCAATCGCGGCGAGCGTGTGCTGGTAGCCGGCGAACCACGCGTCGTGCGAGTCGTTCGTCGTGCCGGTCTTGCCCGCGAGGTCGGTGCGTTTCAGCACGTTGGTCCGTGCGCCCGTGCCGCGCTGCGCGACGCTCTGCAGCAGGCTGTTCATCACGTACGCGTTGCGCGGGTCGATCGCGCGCGGCGCATTCTGCTCGGCGACGAGCGGCTGCGCGCGCACGACGATCGCGCCGTTCGGATCGGTGACTTCGGCGATCAGGTACGGATTGACGCGATAGCCGCCGTTCGCGAAGACCGAGTACGCGCCCGCCATCTGCAGCGGCGTGACCTGGCCCGCGCCGAGTGCCATCGGCAGGTAGGCCGGATGGCGTTCGGCGTCGAAGCCGAAGCGGGTGATGTACTGCTGCGCGTACTTCGTGCCGATGTGGTTCAGGATCCGGATCGACACGAGGTTGCGCGAGCGCTGCAGCGCGGTGCGCATCGACATCGGGCCTTCGAAGCCGCCGCCGTAGTTCTTCGGCTCCCACGGCTGGCCGCCCGTTTCGGCGGCGCTGAAATACAGCGGGCCGTCGTTGATCACGGTTGCCGGCCCGAGGCCCTTGTCGAGCGACGCCGAATAGATGAACGGCTTGAACGACGAACCCGGCTGCCGCCACGCCTGCGTGACGTGGTTGAACTTGTTCTTGTTGTAGTCGAAGCCGCCGACGAGCGAGCGGATCGCGCCGTCCTGCGGGACGATCGACAGGAATGCCCCCTCGACCTGCGGCAACTGCGTGATCGACCACTTGCCGGTGTCGTTCTTCACGACGCGGACGATCGCGCCCGGGCGGATGTGGCGATTCGGCTGCGCATTGGCCGACAGCGCGCCCGACGCGAAGCGCAGGTTGTCGCCCTCGATCGTCGCATTGCTGCCGTCGATGAACGCGACCGTGATCTGGCGCGGGCTGGCGGCCGTGACGACCGCGGCGATCAGTTCGCCGTTGTCGGGGTGTTCGAGCAGCGCATCGTCGATCGCCTGTTCGCGGTCGTCGGCGCCGGCCGGCAGCTCGATGAAGCCTTCCGGCCCCCGGTAGCCGTGCCGGCGTTCGTAATCCATGATGCCTTTGCGCAGTGCGGTGTACGCGACCTGCTGGTCCGCGGAGTCGATCGTCGTGACGACGTTGAAGCCGCGCGTGTAGGTTTCCTCACGGTACTGCGCGTACATCATTTGTCGGACCATTTCCGCGACGTACTCGGCGTGCACGCTGAAATCGCGGCCGGGCCCCTTGACGACGAGCGGCTGTGCGACGGCCTCGTCGTACTGTTCGCGCGAGATGAAGTTCAGTTCGAGCATCCGCTGCAGGATGTATTCCTGGCGCACCTTCGCGCGCTTCGGGTTCACGACCGGGTTGTACGCGGACGGCGCCTTCGGCAGCCCCGCGAGCATCGCGGCTTCGGCCAGCGTGATGTCCTTCAGGTCCTTGCCGAAGTAGACCCGCGCGGCGCTCGCGAAGCCGTACGCGCGCTGGCCGAGATAGATCTGATTCATGTAGACCTCGAGAATCTGATCCTTCGTCAGCGCACGCTCGATCCGGTACGCGAGCAGCATCTCGTAGATCTTGCGCGTGTAGGTCTTCTCGCTCGACAGGAAGAAGTTGCGCGCGACCTGCATCGTGATCGTGCTCGCACCCTGCGACGCATGGCCGTTCGTCAGCGCGACGAAGCCGGCGCGGACGATGCCGGTGAGGTCGACGCCGCCGTGATCGTAGAAGCGCGCGTCCTCGATTGCGAGGATCGCTTTCTTCAGCGAGTCGGGCACGTCCTTGAAATGGACGACGTCGCGGCGCTCTTCGCCGAATTCGCCGATCAGCACGTGATCGGACGTATAGATGCGCAGCGGCACCTTCGGCCGATAGTCGGTCAGCGCGTCGAGCGACGGCATGTTCGGCCACGCAACGACGAGCGCGTAGCCGAGCACGAGCCCGCCGGCCACGACGAGCGCTATGCACATCGTGGCGAATCCGAGCAGGACTTTTTGCCACCAGGGCCGCTTCTTCGGCTCCGGGGCGGGAGGCGGGGACGTAGGAGTCGTGGATTGCATAGGCATACCGGAAAACAGTCCCGCGATTATAGCTGCCCGGTAAGACCGGTCCTGACGCGGGGGGCGGCCGCCGCGAAGACGCGGCCTGGCGTGCTTCCAGCATAGCCCGCGCATGCCCGTCGCGAGCGGATGCTGGCCGTTAGGCCGACTGTCGGCCGCACGCGCCGATTTGCAGAATCAAGTCTCGGAAACGCGGCACGGGCCGCGACGATTTCAGGAGACTGGGATGGCGGGACGATGGCGAGCACGGTTTGGGCAGGGTGGGCACCGGTCGACGGGAATCGACGTCGGTGCGGATGAGGTGAGGGTGGTCGTGCTGAGCCGGCGCGGCCGGGGCGCGGACGTGTGCGTCGAGGGGCTCGAGCGGGAGCCGGTCGGGTTGGCGGGCGGCCCGGAGGATGCGCGCTGGGCGGCGGTCGCGCGTGCGCTGGCCGCCGCCGTGTCGAGGCTGTCGGCGGCCGGCGTGCGGTGCGACGCGCGTGGCGTGATGGCGTTGCACGATGACGAGATGCGGACCGCGACGCTCGATCTGGCCGGGCGCGGCGACATCGAGGATGCCGCGCGGCAGGCGGCCGAACGCATCTCGGGGCTGGCGCCGGACAGTCTCGCGTTCGACTGGCGGCAGGAGGGCGGCGCGGGAGCAGGCGAGATCGAGGTTGCCGTGGCCCCGCTGGCGCTGCTCGAACGGCGGATCGACGTGGCCGCCCAGGCCGGTGTCGACCTGACGGTGGTCGACGGCGAGTCGGCCGCGGCGCTGCGTGCGTTGCGCTATGCCGCGCAATTCGAACCCGACGCGCAGGCGGGCCCCTACGCGGCGCTCTGGTTCCATGACTCGGGCGTGCACGGCTGGCGAATCGACGGCCCGTTGGCCGTACCGGTGCTGACGCTGTCCGGCGCCGTGCCGGGGGCATTTTCCGATGCATTGCGCCAGCGCGCGCTCGGGGCGGTGTGCTGCGTACTCGTGTCCGGGGACGAACGGTGTATCGCCCGCTTCGATACGTCTGTCGCCGAGATTGGCGACGTGCTCGGCGCGGTTGCGGTGTCGTTCGACTGCACGGGCTGGAGCGGGCAACCGTGCCCGCCCGCCGGCATGCCGGGCGGCACGGCATGGGCCGTCGCGTTCGGGCTGGCATTGCGCGGGGTATGGGAATGACGGCCTGTCGTGCGGAGCCGGGCGGTTTCAACCTGCTGCCATACCGTGAACGGCTGGCGCAGGCGTTGCGACGTCGCCGGGCCGCGCAGTGCGGTGCGGCGATTCTGTTCGGTGCGCTCGGCGTCGGCCTGTGGGCGGGCGTTGTCACCGGGGCGCGGTGGCGCGTGGATGCCGAGCGCGAGAGTGTGGAGGCGCGGCTGCGGCAGTTGCAGCCGCAGGTGGGGGCCGCGACGCGCGCTGCCAAGGCCGCGGCCGTTGCCGCGCAACGCGACGCGCAGGCGGCCGCGCTTGCCGCGCCTTATCGGCACGTCGCAGGGCTGCTGGCCGCACTGGCGCAGGTGCGCGACGGCACCGTCCGGCTCGACGCGCTGCGCACGACGTCCGCCGGCGCCGTGATCGATGCACGCGCCGCGAGCTACCGGGCGGCCGCGCGATGGCTCGCGGGGATGGCACGCGAGCAACGTGGCTGGCGGATCGACATCGATGTGTTGAAGCCTGCTTCCGATGTTCCGGTCGTTACGGGCGGGATGCCGTTCCGGTTCTCGGTCCGGCTGCGCTGGCACGACGCGGTGGCGTCCCGGGAAGCGCCGGGAGGTGGCGCATGACCGCGCTCGCGCATCGGTCCGCACTGCGCGGTGACGGATGGCGGGGCGGCATGCGGCGCGTGTCGCCGGCGGCTGCGCACGTCGCGGGCTGCGGCCTCGCATTCGCGGCCGTGCTGGTGGGCGGCATTCATCTGGTGAATGCCGCCGACTGGAGCGG
This region of Burkholderia contaminans genomic DNA includes:
- a CDS encoding penicillin-binding protein 1A; this translates as MPMQSTTPTSPPPAPEPKKRPWWQKVLLGFATMCIALVVAGGLVLGYALVVAWPNMPSLDALTDYRPKVPLRIYTSDHVLIGEFGEERRDVVHFKDVPDSLKKAILAIEDARFYDHGGVDLTGIVRAGFVALTNGHASQGASTITMQVARNFFLSSEKTYTRKIYEMLLAYRIERALTKDQILEVYMNQIYLGQRAYGFASAARVYFGKDLKDITLAEAAMLAGLPKAPSAYNPVVNPKRAKVRQEYILQRMLELNFISREQYDEAVAQPLVVKGPGRDFSVHAEYVAEMVRQMMYAQYREETYTRGFNVVTTIDSADQQVAYTALRKGIMDYERRHGYRGPEGFIELPAGADDREQAIDDALLEHPDNGELIAAVVTAASPRQITVAFIDGSNATIEGDNLRFASGALSANAQPNRHIRPGAIVRVVKNDTGKWSITQLPQVEGAFLSIVPQDGAIRSLVGGFDYNKNKFNHVTQAWRQPGSSFKPFIYSASLDKGLGPATVINDGPLYFSAAETGGQPWEPKNYGGGFEGPMSMRTALQRSRNLVSIRILNHIGTKYAQQYITRFGFDAERHPAYLPMALGAGQVTPLQMAGAYSVFANGGYRVNPYLIAEVTDPNGAIVVRAQPLVAEQNAPRAIDPRNAYVMNSLLQSVAQRGTGARTNVLKRTDLAGKTGTTNDSHDAWFAGYQHTLAAIAWIGYDNPRSLGDRETGGGLSLPVWIDYMGAALKGVPEFKPTVPDGVESLGGELYFTEFAPGHGFVSTVGVPQAPAAQNVDATVPHVDEQEKQDIMNLFAH
- a CDS encoding fimbrial protein translates to MTACRAEPGGFNLLPYRERLAQALRRRRAAQCGAAILFGALGVGLWAGVVTGARWRVDAERESVEARLRQLQPQVGAATRAAKAAAVAAQRDAQAAALAAPYRHVAGLLAALAQVRDGTVRLDALRTTSAGAVIDARAASYRAAARWLAGMAREQRGWRIDIDVLKPASDVPVVTGGMPFRFSVRLRWHDAVASREAPGGGA
- the cyaY gene encoding iron donor protein CyaY, which translates into the protein MSDTEYLTRAEAVLAAVERTVDDANDGDHDIDLERNGSVLTLTFENGSKIIVNLQPPMKEVWIAAKAGGFHYRFIDGEWRDTRTGTEFFSALTEYATQQAGLPITFSAP